One window of the Niallia circulans genome contains the following:
- a CDS encoding L-lactate MFS transporter, protein MHTNINRWSVLTASTLINICVGAVYAFSVFALPLTEKFHASMSTIMIAFTINAAISPIPMIIGGKLVDKGGAKKAIIIGGLMFGFGFVFSGLAATPWVLYITYGLLAGIGQGIVYSATIGNTVKLFPDKRGLGTGIVTAGYGGGTIIIAPIANALITTYDVQFALITIGISFLIIIMACSFFFQVCPNNYLPDGWTIPGNKNENKKASVQINWREMIKKPIFYIIASMFMIGALSGMMVTSNASVIAQSMFGLSAASAALFVSLYSLSNCFGRIFWGAISDKLGRTICLMLIYIVIASMLLTIALSTSVIGFAVAIIGIGLCFGGTMGIFPSIVGEKFGMKFYGVNYGVTFIGYSAAAFFGPRIANTVAELNNGDFTNAFYIALIISLVGLILTFIYKSMENKQPKTITSSTKIV, encoded by the coding sequence ATGCATACTAATATCAACAGGTGGAGTGTTTTAACTGCATCCACTTTAATCAATATATGTGTTGGTGCCGTCTATGCTTTCAGTGTATTCGCATTACCATTAACAGAAAAATTCCATGCTAGTATGTCTACTATTATGATTGCTTTCACCATCAATGCAGCTATTTCTCCTATTCCTATGATCATTGGTGGAAAACTTGTAGACAAAGGCGGGGCTAAAAAAGCCATTATTATCGGAGGCTTAATGTTTGGGTTTGGATTTGTTTTTTCCGGACTTGCAGCAACTCCATGGGTACTATATATTACTTACGGTTTATTGGCTGGTATTGGTCAAGGAATTGTTTACTCGGCAACGATTGGAAACACAGTCAAGCTATTTCCAGACAAAAGAGGTTTAGGAACAGGGATTGTAACAGCTGGTTATGGAGGAGGAACAATTATTATCGCACCTATAGCTAATGCCCTCATTACAACCTACGATGTTCAATTTGCATTAATAACCATTGGAATCTCTTTCTTAATAATAATCATGGCCTGCAGCTTCTTCTTTCAAGTTTGTCCTAATAATTATTTACCTGATGGATGGACGATTCCTGGGAATAAAAACGAAAATAAAAAAGCCAGTGTTCAAATAAATTGGAGAGAAATGATTAAAAAACCTATTTTTTATATTATTGCTAGTATGTTCATGATTGGAGCATTATCAGGAATGATGGTAACCTCCAATGCATCAGTTATTGCTCAAAGTATGTTTGGGCTATCTGCTGCTAGTGCAGCCCTTTTCGTGAGCTTATACTCACTTAGCAACTGTTTTGGACGTATTTTTTGGGGAGCAATCTCTGATAAATTAGGACGTACTATCTGTTTAATGTTAATTTATATTGTCATCGCCTCCATGCTTTTAACCATTGCATTATCAACATCAGTAATTGGTTTTGCTGTTGCTATTATCGGAATCGGATTATGCTTTGGCGGCACAATGGGGATTTTCCCTTCCATTGTCGGCGAAAAATTTGGAATGAAATTTTATGGTGTTAATTATGGGGTTACCTTTATTGGCTATTCTGCAGCAGCCTTTTTTGGGCCAAGAATCGCCAATACTGTTGCAGAATTAAATAATGGAGATTTTACAAACGCATTTTATATTGCATTAATCATTTCATTAGTTGGATTGATATTAACATTTATATATAAATCAATGGAGAATAAACAGCCTAAAACAATTACAAGTTCTACTAAAATAGTATAA
- a CDS encoding acyl CoA:acetate/3-ketoacid CoA transferase — MSKVISSKHAALLIKDNDTIAASGFGLSCWAEEMGIAIEEAFLQNGHPRDLTVIHASAVGNRKDKGMSHLAYQGLIKRWIGGIASASPGLAKLIEEDKCEAYNLPQGVITQLYREIAAKRPGVITKVGLGTFVDPRLEGGKMSLSTKEEIVKVIDLEGEEWLYYKAFPIQVGLIRGTVADENGNLTLEKEGLHMEVLPIAQAVRNSGGIVIAQVESIAKNGTLNPKDIKVPGILVDYIVVSKPENHFQTENTYYNPAFSGHIKVPVKNIESIPLDERKIIARRSAKELTPNSILNLGVGIPVCVSTIAAEEGVSELLTLTTEAGSIGGIPAGLKDFGHAYNSEAILDHDAQFDFYDGGGIDLSVLGLAQTDEFGNVNVSKFGTRVAGCGGFINISQSAKKLVFAGTFTAAGLKIAINDGKLKILQEGKVKKFIKKVQQVTFSGWYAAQTNQPVLYVTERAVFELIDGKVTLTEIAPGVDLERNILHQMEFTPVISPELKEMDKEMFLEHWGELHSILNQKQLVRTI, encoded by the coding sequence ATGTCTAAAGTAATTTCATCTAAACATGCAGCTCTATTGATAAAGGATAATGATACAATCGCAGCCAGCGGGTTTGGATTATCATGCTGGGCAGAAGAAATGGGAATTGCAATAGAAGAAGCCTTTCTCCAAAATGGTCATCCAAGAGATTTAACGGTAATTCATGCTAGTGCTGTAGGAAACCGTAAAGATAAAGGGATGAGTCATCTAGCCTATCAGGGACTAATAAAGAGATGGATTGGCGGAATTGCCTCTGCTTCTCCAGGACTTGCCAAATTAATTGAGGAAGACAAATGTGAAGCATATAATTTGCCTCAAGGTGTCATTACACAATTATATCGTGAAATTGCCGCTAAACGCCCTGGGGTTATTACCAAAGTTGGCTTAGGAACATTTGTTGACCCACGTTTAGAAGGTGGGAAAATGTCTCTTTCAACAAAAGAAGAAATCGTAAAAGTAATTGATTTAGAAGGAGAAGAATGGCTGTACTACAAAGCATTTCCCATACAAGTTGGCTTAATTAGAGGAACAGTAGCTGATGAAAATGGCAATCTTACCTTAGAAAAAGAAGGACTTCATATGGAGGTATTACCGATAGCACAAGCAGTCCGCAACTCTGGGGGGATTGTTATTGCTCAAGTAGAATCCATCGCCAAAAATGGTACATTAAATCCAAAAGATATTAAAGTTCCTGGTATTTTAGTAGATTATATCGTTGTATCCAAACCAGAAAATCACTTTCAAACCGAAAATACTTACTATAACCCAGCATTTTCTGGCCACATTAAAGTTCCAGTTAAAAATATCGAGTCTATTCCATTAGATGAGAGAAAGATCATCGCGAGACGTTCTGCCAAAGAATTAACGCCAAACTCTATCTTAAACCTTGGAGTTGGCATTCCTGTCTGCGTTTCTACTATTGCAGCCGAAGAAGGTGTAAGTGAACTACTGACATTAACAACGGAAGCGGGCTCAATTGGAGGCATTCCAGCTGGTCTTAAAGACTTTGGCCATGCCTACAATTCTGAAGCAATTCTTGACCATGATGCTCAATTTGATTTCTATGATGGAGGAGGTATTGACCTTTCTGTACTTGGATTAGCTCAAACAGATGAATTTGGTAATGTCAACGTAAGTAAATTTGGTACTAGAGTAGCAGGCTGTGGAGGTTTTATCAATATTTCACAATCAGCAAAAAAACTTGTCTTTGCTGGAACATTTACTGCAGCTGGATTAAAAATTGCAATTAATGATGGAAAACTAAAAATTCTTCAAGAAGGCAAAGTGAAAAAATTCATAAAGAAAGTACAACAAGTAACTTTTAGCGGTTGGTATGCTGCACAGACTAATCAACCTGTCTTATATGTGACAGAACGAGCTGTTTTCGAGTTAATAGATGGAAAAGTGACGTTAACTGAAATTGCTCCAGGAGTGGATTTAGAAAGAAATATCCTCCATCAAATGGAATTTACTCCTGTCATTTCTCCAGAATTAAAAGAAATGGATAAGGAAATGTTCTTAGAACATTGGGGGGAATTACATTCCATTTTAAATCAAAAACAGCTAGTTAGGACTATATAG
- a CDS encoding SLAP domain-containing protein, whose protein sequence is MQQLQFEASWDKQLAPQDRINIENIFQETKDLTSLNILFSPIREAINHKEALLVSVLVHNFTDSPLSFHDTKLAYSINGDIIAERTFTLPDFVIPAHTSMPWTFIFPKGSYQMTTSFKNGTIKFS, encoded by the coding sequence ATGCAGCAATTACAATTTGAAGCTTCCTGGGATAAACAATTAGCACCTCAGGATCGAATAAATATAGAAAATATATTCCAAGAAACTAAGGATTTAACAAGTTTAAACATCCTTTTCTCTCCGATCCGTGAAGCAATTAATCATAAAGAGGCATTGCTTGTGTCTGTATTGGTTCATAATTTCACAGATAGTCCACTGTCATTCCATGATACTAAATTGGCTTATTCTATTAACGGAGATATCATTGCTGAAAGAACTTTCACCCTTCCGGATTTTGTTATCCCAGCCCATACAAGTATGCCTTGGACATTTATTTTCCCTAAAGGTTCTTATCAAATGACAACTTCTTTTAAGAATGGAACAATAAAGTTCAGCTAG
- a CDS encoding metal-dependent hydrolase, with product MNGTSHAVIGSATGFIVAHTVQSTPSETLLLVSIGAVSGLIPDLDIDGKLRGKITLPHQMIQLSAQVIGIMMILYSFFDRTALERWMGVGIGILILFIASLIKQKHMLTITGIAVLMGGISLEERWIILLGIYIMIASFTSHRSYTHSILGVIFFGIIAADLETSLGINGLFYTCIGGYISHLLADLKILPVNKRGVKLFLPLSSKEF from the coding sequence TTGAATGGAACATCACATGCTGTAATTGGATCAGCGACTGGATTTATTGTTGCTCATACGGTGCAATCCACACCATCAGAGACACTCTTGCTTGTTTCTATAGGAGCAGTGTCTGGATTAATTCCCGATCTTGATATTGATGGAAAACTTAGAGGAAAAATTACTTTGCCTCATCAAATGATTCAGCTATCTGCCCAAGTCATCGGAATAATGATGATTCTATATAGCTTCTTTGATAGAACAGCGTTAGAGAGGTGGATGGGTGTCGGAATCGGTATACTGATTTTATTTATCGCATCTTTGATTAAACAAAAACATATGCTTACAATCACGGGTATTGCTGTACTCATGGGGGGGATATCTTTAGAAGAGCGCTGGATTATTCTGCTAGGAATTTATATCATGATTGCATCTTTTACTTCCCATCGAAGTTATACACACTCCATCTTAGGCGTGATCTTTTTTGGAATTATTGCAGCTGATTTAGAGACTTCGCTCGGTATTAATGGATTGTTTTACACTTGTATAGGCGGATACATAAGTCATCTACTAGCTGATTTAAAAATACTGCCAGTTAATAAGCGCGGTGTTAAACTGTTCTTACCTTTATCATCAAAGGAATTTTAA
- a CDS encoding DUF4236 domain-containing protein — protein sequence MGYGFRKSFKIAPGVRVNVGKKSVGISAGVKGLRYSVNSRTGSRVTASIPGTGLSYSTSGSGSRSRKSPAYQRQTDINRRQREIAKLNELEQAKLAVEAYENTIERIHSIHIEADDSINWIKVRGSEPPYQLPSGEMGEKEKAALQKLQNYKPSLFSKLFNREAAEQKLREEVIAASEQDKQEYLAWERDVQVATKVLEGDIDTYFQVIEEFAPLDDLTEFGSGFEFGCEDPKVMEIEFEVNTEDVVSKEHLSLTKTGKLSKKQMPKGRYFDIQQDYVCSCVIRIARDMFALLPLHTVYIHAVDNRLNTATGYIEKIAILSVKLERGKLNRLNFANIDCSDALEAFKHKMHFKKTKGFEPVARLAIN from the coding sequence ATGGGATATGGTTTTCGCAAGAGTTTTAAAATAGCTCCTGGTGTTCGTGTAAATGTGGGCAAAAAAAGTGTAGGAATAAGCGCTGGTGTAAAAGGACTAAGATACAGTGTGAACTCACGAACAGGCAGTAGAGTAACAGCAAGTATTCCGGGGACAGGATTATCCTATAGTACCTCAGGATCAGGAAGTAGAAGTAGAAAATCGCCTGCCTATCAAAGACAAACTGATATAAATAGAAGACAACGAGAGATAGCAAAGCTAAATGAATTAGAGCAAGCAAAGCTTGCGGTGGAGGCATATGAAAATACGATCGAGCGTATCCATAGCATTCATATAGAAGCAGATGATTCTATTAATTGGATTAAAGTGAGAGGTTCAGAACCACCTTATCAACTTCCAAGTGGAGAAATGGGAGAAAAGGAAAAAGCGGCATTGCAGAAGCTGCAAAATTATAAACCAAGCCTTTTTTCTAAACTCTTCAATCGAGAAGCTGCGGAACAGAAGCTGCGAGAAGAAGTGATAGCAGCAAGCGAACAGGATAAACAAGAATATCTTGCCTGGGAGCGAGACGTACAGGTTGCTACAAAGGTGTTAGAAGGGGATATAGATACATATTTTCAAGTTATCGAGGAATTTGCTCCATTAGATGACTTAACGGAATTTGGAAGCGGGTTTGAATTTGGCTGCGAGGACCCGAAAGTAATGGAAATTGAATTTGAAGTAAATACAGAGGATGTTGTTTCGAAAGAACACTTATCTTTAACGAAAACAGGGAAACTTTCTAAAAAACAAATGCCGAAGGGAAGGTACTTTGATATTCAACAAGATTACGTATGCAGCTGTGTAATCCGAATTGCCCGTGATATGTTTGCTTTATTACCCTTACATACGGTCTATATCCATGCAGTCGATAATCGTTTAAATACCGCAACCGGATATATAGAGAAAATCGCCATTCTATCTGTCAAATTAGAAAGAGGCAAACTAAATAGATTAAATTTTGCTAATATCGACTGCTCCGATGCTTTAGAAGCTTTCAAACACAAAATGCATTTCAAAAAGACTAAAGGCTTTGAACCAGTCGCTCGATTAGCGATAAATTAA